From one Nycticebus coucang isolate mNycCou1 chromosome 14, mNycCou1.pri, whole genome shotgun sequence genomic stretch:
- the LOC128565513 gene encoding olfactory receptor 2AG2, which produces MKFWNSTLGSGFILVGILNESGSPELLCATMAALYMLALISNGLLLLVIITDARLHVPMYLLLGQLSLMDLLFTSVVTPKAIIDFLCRENIITFEGCALQMFLALTLGGAEDLLLAFMAYDRYVAICHPLNYMVLMRPKVCWLLVAMSWILASLNALGHTMYTMHYPFCKAQTIRHLLCEIPPLLKLVCADTSRYELMVYVTGVTFLLLPLSIIIASYILILFTVLHMASNEGRKKALITCSSHLTVVGMFYGGAAFMYVLPSSFHSPKQDNIISVFYTIVTPALNPLVYSLRNKDIMGALRRVLGKHIFPTQS; this is translated from the coding sequence ATGAAGTTCTGGAATTCCACCTTGGGAAGTGGCTTCATCTTGGTGGGGATTCTGAATGAAAGTGGGTCTCCTGAACTGCTCTGTGCTACAATGGCAGCCTTGTACATGTTAGCCCTGATCAGCAATGGCCTGTTGCTCCTGGTCATCATAACTGATGCCCGGCTCCATGTACCCATGTACCTCCTGCTTGGTCAGCTCTCTCTTATGGACCTCTTGTTCACATCTGTTGTTACTCCCAAAGCCATCATCGATTTTCTGTGCAGAGAAAACATCATCACCTTTGAAGGCTGTGCCCTTCAGATGTTCCTGGCACTGACACTGGGTGGTGCAGAGGACCTCCTATTGGCCTTCATGGCCTATGACAGGTATGTGGCCATTTGTCATCCTCTGAACTACATGGTCCTCATGAGACCTAAGGTCTGCTGGCTCCTGGTGGCCATGTCCTGGATCCTGGCATCCCTAAATGCTCTGGGACATACCATGTATACCATGCATTATCCCTTCTGCAAAGCCCAGACAATCAGGCACCTGCTGTGTGAGATCCCACCTTTGCTGAAGTTGGTTTGTGCTGATACCTCTAGATATGAGCTCATGGTATATGTGACAGGTGTGACTTTCCTCTTGCTCCCCCTTTCCATCATCATTGCCTCCTATATACTAATCCTCTTTACTGTGCTCCATATGGCATCAaatgaagggaggaaaaaagcCCTTATCACCTGCTCTTCCCACCTAACTGTAGTGGGGATGTTCTATGGAGGTGCCGCATTTATGTACGTGCTGCCCAGTTCCTTCCACAGCCCCAAACAAGACAACATCATCTCTGTTTTCTACACAATTGTCACTCCAGCCTTGAACCCCCTCGTCTATAGCCTGAGGAATAAGGACATCATGGGGGCCTTGAGAAGGGTCCTGGGAAAGCACATATTTCCAACACAATCCTAG